The following proteins are encoded in a genomic region of Herminiimonas arsenicoxydans:
- a CDS encoding Conserved hypothetical protein; putative periplasmic protein (Evidence 4 : Homologs of previously reported genes of unknown function), with amino-acid sequence MQIRYSFMLGAALTAPSFAADMNVKVEIPRLTVAEYHKPYVAFWIEGADQTFVRNLAVWYDLKMKNNEGTKWLKDMRQWWRKSGRDLQMPVDGLSGATRAPGEQQLNFNAAKSGLDKLPAGEYALVVEAAREVGGRELIRVPFQWPPKSAQTAQAKGEHELGAVTLTLKP; translated from the coding sequence ATGCAGATTCGTTACTCCTTCATGCTGGGCGCAGCGCTAACAGCACCGAGCTTTGCAGCCGATATGAATGTGAAAGTTGAAATTCCACGCCTGACGGTCGCCGAATATCACAAGCCTTACGTCGCATTCTGGATCGAAGGCGCAGACCAGACCTTCGTGCGCAACCTGGCCGTCTGGTACGACCTGAAAATGAAGAATAACGAAGGCACAAAATGGCTCAAGGACATGCGCCAGTGGTGGCGTAAAAGCGGCCGCGATTTGCAGATGCCGGTCGATGGCTTGAGCGGCGCTACCCGGGCGCCGGGCGAACAGCAGTTGAATTTCAACGCCGCAAAATCCGGCCTCGACAAATTGCCGGCCGGCGAATACGCGCTGGTCGTGGAAGCGGCGCGTGAAGTCGGCGGGCGCGAATTGATTCGCGTGCCATTTCAATGGCCGCCAAAGTCGGCACAAACCGCACAAGCCAAAGGCGAGCATGAACTCGGCGCCGTTACCCTTACCTTAAAACCATAA
- a CDS encoding conserved hypothetical protein; putative exported protein (Evidence 4 : Homologs of previously reported genes of unknown function), which produces MKKASMWRVAALAVSLSVALPMSAHAHRSWMLPSATVLSGNEPWVTVDAAVSNDLFYFEHNPLRLDNLAVIAPDGKTVEAENKSTGKYRSTFDVKLTQKGTYKLTMVNDGLSASYKVGTENKRWRGTAESFAKDIPADAKDVSVSRMQSRMEVFVSSGKPNDTVLKPTGAGLELVPITHPNDLFAGDTSNFRFMLDGKPAADIEVTLIPGGIRYRDQLGEIKVKTDKDGKFSVKWPTAGMYWMSASNGGARMEGGAANAAPQAVGTIAKPIRRVSYSATLEVLQP; this is translated from the coding sequence ATGAAAAAAGCTTCCATGTGGCGCGTAGCTGCGCTGGCTGTTTCCCTCTCCGTCGCTTTGCCTATGTCAGCGCATGCGCACCGTTCGTGGATGCTGCCATCTGCAACTGTACTGTCGGGTAACGAGCCATGGGTAACCGTCGATGCCGCGGTTTCCAACGATCTGTTTTACTTTGAACACAACCCGCTGCGGCTGGACAATCTGGCCGTCATCGCACCGGATGGCAAAACAGTGGAAGCGGAAAACAAAAGCACGGGTAAATATCGCAGCACCTTCGACGTCAAGCTGACACAAAAAGGAACGTACAAGCTGACCATGGTGAATGATGGCTTGAGCGCGAGTTACAAAGTCGGCACGGAAAACAAGCGCTGGCGCGGTACGGCGGAAAGCTTTGCCAAGGATATCCCGGCCGACGCAAAGGATGTGAGCGTCAGCCGCATGCAAAGCCGGATGGAAGTATTCGTCAGCTCCGGTAAACCGAACGATACGGTCCTGAAGCCGACGGGAGCCGGACTGGAACTGGTGCCGATCACGCATCCTAACGATCTGTTTGCAGGCGACACCAGCAATTTCCGTTTCATGCTCGATGGCAAACCGGCAGCCGACATTGAAGTCACGCTGATTCCAGGCGGCATCCGCTATCGCGATCAGCTGGGCGAGATCAAGGTCAAGACCGACAAGGACGGCAAGTTCAGCGTCAAGTGGCCGACTGCAGGCATGTACTGGATGAGCGCCAGCAACGGCGGCGCACGCATGGAAGGTGGCGCTGCCAATGCTGCTCCACAGGCAGTTGGCACCATCGCCAAACCTATCCGCCGCGTCAGCTACTCGGCAACACTGGAAGTGCTGCAACCGTAA
- a CDS encoding putative Thiamine biosynthesis lipoprotein ApbE-like precursor (Evidence 3 : Function proposed based on presence of conserved amino acid motif, structural feature or limited homology; Product type cp : cell process), producing the protein MRRTLVPVIDTPPLPPALGSVVHTLQGKTMGTSWSVKLAADAARRLLPLQELIQHQLDTVIAQMSTWETDSDLSRYNQAAAGSWHRLPDEFFRVLEYALDVAQASDGAYDPTAGALVNAWGFGPTQRYTEEGFVVPGNTALDFARAQCGWQRIQLDKAAHRVLQPGNATIDLSAIAKGFSVDQIARALLQRGIDSFLVEVGGELRGAGVKPDGQPWWVALEHPLPASFADAITNEASIATIAALYNLSVATSGDYRRYFEEGDTRFSHTIDPRSGEPIAHGLASVTVLHCDCMAADAWSTALGVMGAAQGLAFADQHDLAALFIQRGKEGFEEHMSQAMAALLQ; encoded by the coding sequence ATGCGACGCACACTGGTTCCTGTTATCGATACACCGCCGCTGCCGCCTGCTTTGGGTAGCGTCGTGCACACCTTGCAAGGCAAGACGATGGGCACCAGCTGGTCGGTCAAGCTGGCGGCCGACGCTGCGCGACGCTTATTACCTTTACAGGAATTGATTCAGCATCAGCTCGATACCGTCATTGCGCAAATGAGTACATGGGAAACTGACTCCGACCTGAGTCGCTACAACCAGGCCGCAGCCGGTTCATGGCATCGTTTGCCAGATGAGTTTTTCCGCGTGCTTGAGTATGCGTTGGATGTCGCGCAGGCAAGCGATGGCGCTTACGACCCGACGGCGGGAGCATTGGTCAATGCCTGGGGTTTCGGCCCGACACAGCGCTATACCGAAGAAGGCTTTGTTGTTCCAGGCAATACAGCACTCGATTTCGCACGCGCGCAATGCGGCTGGCAACGCATACAACTCGACAAGGCCGCACATCGCGTCCTGCAACCCGGCAATGCGACCATCGATCTGTCTGCCATTGCCAAGGGTTTCAGCGTCGACCAGATCGCGCGCGCGCTGCTGCAGCGGGGCATAGACAGTTTCCTGGTAGAGGTCGGCGGCGAGTTGCGCGGCGCCGGCGTCAAGCCGGATGGGCAGCCCTGGTGGGTCGCCCTGGAACATCCCTTACCTGCTTCATTTGCTGACGCGATTACAAATGAAGCGTCCATAGCAACCATAGCCGCACTCTACAATCTGTCTGTCGCCACATCCGGCGACTACCGCCGCTATTTTGAAGAAGGCGACACGCGCTTTTCGCACACCATCGATCCGCGCAGCGGCGAACCCATCGCTCATGGGCTTGCTTCCGTGACGGTACTGCACTGCGATTGCATGGCCGCCGATGCGTGGTCAACCGCACTGGGTGTAATGGGTGCCGCACAAGGCCTGGCCTTTGCCGATCAGCACGATCTGGCGGCGCTGTTTATTCAACGCGGCAAGGAAGGTTTCGAAGAACACATGAGTCAAGCCATGGCGGCATTGCTGCAATGA
- a CDS encoding putative oxidoreductase FAD/NAD(P)-binding, putative sulfite reductase (Evidence 3 : Function proposed based on presence of conserved amino acid motif, structural feature or limited homology; Product type pe : putative enzyme), with translation MNWSDQTRAMVAILLVVIYLAMCIFIYCVQRRKQQQAIRNAAALVPAAKGAKPWLISYASQTGFAEELAWNTARLLHTAGVPTRVASLSDTSADDLMQAERALFIVSTYGEGDPPDNASLFASKLMHTEPALPHLHFGMLMLGDSAYTHFCGFGRTLTAWLQARGAHALFDSVAVDNADAKALHDWQHHLSHIAGTSDAPDWQAPAYQQWRLAARRHLNPGSAGNPTFHIELQAPNEQATWEAGDLLQVRAPADQQRAREYSVASIPSDGRVHLLVRQERHEDGSLGIASGWLTEQSALGTMIDVRLRAHSNFRLGDNLHRPLVFIGNGTGLAGLRSHLKARAANGRQRNWLLFGERNAAHDFYYRDEIEAWQAQGILERVDIVFSRDQAERMYVQDKLREQADVMRAWLAADAAIYVCGSLEGMAGGVEAALTDIMGAAAVEQLISQGRYRRDVY, from the coding sequence ATGAACTGGAGCGATCAAACCCGCGCGATGGTGGCGATACTGCTGGTAGTAATCTATCTCGCCATGTGCATATTCATTTACTGCGTGCAGCGCCGCAAGCAGCAACAGGCGATACGCAACGCAGCGGCGCTCGTTCCCGCTGCCAAAGGCGCAAAACCCTGGTTGATCAGCTATGCCAGTCAAACCGGTTTTGCCGAAGAGCTCGCCTGGAACACCGCACGTCTGCTACATACGGCAGGCGTGCCCACACGTGTAGCGAGCTTGTCCGATACCAGTGCTGACGACCTGATGCAGGCCGAGCGCGCACTCTTCATTGTCAGCACTTACGGTGAAGGCGATCCGCCGGACAATGCCTCATTATTCGCCAGCAAATTGATGCACACCGAACCGGCTTTGCCACATCTGCACTTTGGCATGCTGATGCTGGGTGATAGCGCGTACACGCATTTTTGCGGCTTCGGCCGCACACTCACCGCCTGGTTGCAGGCACGCGGCGCACACGCGTTGTTTGACAGTGTGGCCGTCGACAATGCGGACGCAAAAGCGCTGCACGATTGGCAGCACCACCTGAGCCATATCGCCGGCACCAGCGATGCGCCGGACTGGCAGGCACCGGCTTATCAGCAATGGCGGCTGGCCGCACGCCGGCACCTCAATCCCGGCAGTGCAGGCAACCCTACCTTTCATATAGAACTGCAAGCGCCGAATGAACAAGCCACATGGGAAGCCGGCGATCTGCTTCAAGTGCGCGCTCCCGCCGATCAGCAACGTGCGCGTGAATATTCTGTCGCCTCGATTCCGTCCGATGGCCGCGTGCATTTGCTGGTTCGGCAAGAACGCCATGAAGATGGCAGCCTCGGCATCGCCTCGGGCTGGCTGACAGAACAGTCGGCACTGGGTACGATGATCGATGTACGTCTGCGTGCACACAGCAATTTCCGCCTTGGTGACAATCTGCATCGCCCGCTGGTATTCATCGGTAACGGCACCGGCCTCGCCGGCTTGCGCAGCCATTTGAAGGCACGCGCAGCAAACGGCAGGCAACGCAACTGGCTGCTATTCGGCGAACGCAATGCGGCACATGATTTCTATTACCGCGATGAAATCGAAGCGTGGCAAGCGCAAGGCATATTGGAACGCGTCGATATCGTGTTTTCGCGCGACCAGGCGGAACGCATGTATGTACAGGACAAGTTGCGCGAACAGGCCGATGTCATGCGCGCATGGCTGGCAGCAGATGCCGCCATTTATGTATGCGGCAGCCTCGAAGGCATGGCCGGCGGCGTCGAAGCCGCGCTGACCGATATCATGGGTGCAGCAGCTGTGGAACAGCTGATCTCGCAAGGCCGCTATCGGCGCGATGTGTACTGA
- the piuC gene encoding PKHD-type hydroxylase PiuC (Iron-uptake factor PiuC) (Evidence 2b : Function of strongly homologous gene; Product type e : enzyme), translated as MLHIPSVLTSAQVIEIRQKLDAADWVDGKATVGAQGAQVKKNRQLPELSPVGMELGQIILKALVSNPLFFSAALPMRYMPPLFNRYEGGEHYGFHIDGSVRTIPGSNLSLRTDLSCTLFLCEPEDYDGGELIVSDTYGEHEVKLPAGDMILYPSSSLHKVEPVTRGARVCSFFWLQSMVADDGKRSLLFELDQNIQKLREKLGDCEEVVGLTGHYHNLLRQWAAV; from the coding sequence ATGCTGCACATACCTTCCGTTCTGACATCTGCGCAAGTCATTGAAATCCGACAGAAGCTGGATGCGGCCGACTGGGTGGATGGCAAGGCGACGGTCGGTGCGCAAGGGGCGCAGGTCAAGAAGAATCGCCAATTGCCCGAGCTTTCACCGGTGGGAATGGAGCTTGGCCAGATTATTCTGAAAGCATTGGTGAGCAATCCCTTGTTTTTTTCCGCCGCCTTGCCCATGCGTTACATGCCGCCGCTGTTCAATCGTTATGAAGGCGGCGAGCATTACGGTTTTCATATCGATGGGTCGGTGCGTACGATACCGGGTTCCAATCTGAGCCTGCGTACCGATTTGTCATGCACGCTGTTCCTGTGCGAACCGGAAGATTACGATGGCGGTGAGCTGATTGTTTCCGATACGTATGGCGAACACGAAGTGAAGTTGCCGGCCGGCGACATGATTTTGTATCCGTCCAGCAGCCTGCATAAAGTTGAGCCCGTCACGCGTGGCGCGCGCGTATGTTCATTCTTCTGGCTGCAAAGCATGGTGGCGGATGATGGCAAGCGTAGCTTGTTGTTTGAGCTTGATCAGAACATCCAGAAACTGCGCGAGAAGTTGGGCGATTGCGAAGAGGTGGTCGGCTTGACTGGTCATTATCACAATCTATTGAGGCAATGGGCTGCCGTGTAA
- a CDS encoding TonB-dependent receptor for iron transport (Evidence 2a : Function of homologous gene experimentally demonstrated in an other organism; PubMedId : 20267815, 10806384; Product type rc : receptor), whose translation MAHIKSRKHPAARRSSCSTAVAMAFVVLPGTTVYAQQVTSVLPEVEVHGTTESYKADTVSSPKFTQPLLNTTQTITVIKKELVQQQGGATLTEALRNTPGVGTFSLGENGNTNTGDAIYMRGFDTSSSIFVDGVRDLGSISRDIFNIEQIEVTKGPAGADTGRGSPTGSINLSTKQPTMKEAYSGSVSVGSGDYKRITADLNKPLDFDGGAAFRINLLKDDSGVAGRDIVKNDRQGIAAAFAFGLKTNTRTYLNYLHVDQSNIPDGGVPTIGLPGYSSPVQAANPAATPPVVAIPARPFLNGASRVNSSNFYGTVGDFDDVTADMLTARVEHDISPDVKLQNTTRFGKTSQNYLLTGFMGSAPNLLTPNPADPTTWTLARSSQMKDQTNEIFSNQTNLTAKFDTGAVKHSLVTGVELSSEKQRSLGYAGLGTISAANLYNPNPYLVRTGYNPVGNGTNSEGRTNTLSVYLFDTLELSPQWQINGGVRVDHYDTKYESSTLNVRNATLNKSGTLLNWKLGGLYKPTEDSSLYVSYATSKQPPGGSNFALSSNANSAANVNYDPQETRTAEIGAKWDLLDKRLGLTTAIYRTDVKNEIEGNATDGFTQTGKKRVEGVELGVVGEITSAWQVSAGYTRMRTDVTAGAIVNQDGTSGLSYTPKQAFTAWTTYKLPGGFTIGGGARFVDALHKPKDGAVGTPQFVESYWVYDAMASYEVSKNVSLQLNLYNLADKDYVASINKSGYRYTPGIERSARLSANIKF comes from the coding sequence ATGGCTCACATCAAAAGCCGCAAGCACCCAGCCGCCCGTCGCTCAAGCTGTTCGACAGCCGTCGCAATGGCGTTCGTTGTCTTGCCTGGCACAACGGTTTATGCACAGCAAGTTACGAGTGTTTTGCCGGAAGTCGAAGTGCATGGCACGACTGAAAGCTACAAGGCAGATACAGTTTCTTCGCCAAAATTCACGCAGCCTTTATTGAATACCACGCAAACTATTACCGTCATCAAGAAAGAATTGGTGCAGCAGCAGGGCGGCGCAACATTGACAGAGGCCTTGCGCAATACGCCAGGCGTGGGGACTTTTTCTTTAGGTGAAAATGGCAATACGAATACTGGCGATGCGATCTACATGCGTGGCTTCGACACCTCCAGCTCAATCTTTGTAGATGGTGTGCGTGATCTGGGTTCCATCTCACGTGATATTTTCAACATTGAACAAATCGAAGTAACCAAAGGCCCGGCTGGTGCAGATACTGGACGTGGTTCGCCTACCGGTTCGATCAATCTGTCGACCAAGCAGCCGACAATGAAGGAAGCGTATTCCGGTTCTGTCAGTGTTGGCAGTGGGGATTACAAACGCATCACTGCAGATTTGAACAAACCTTTGGATTTCGATGGCGGCGCAGCCTTCCGTATCAATCTCTTGAAAGACGATTCAGGCGTGGCAGGGCGCGATATTGTTAAAAACGATCGTCAGGGTATTGCTGCAGCATTTGCGTTCGGCTTGAAAACAAACACCCGCACTTATTTGAATTATTTGCACGTCGATCAAAGCAACATTCCAGACGGTGGTGTGCCTACTATCGGCTTGCCTGGTTATAGTAGCCCGGTGCAGGCAGCAAATCCAGCCGCGACGCCACCAGTCGTTGCGATTCCTGCGCGTCCTTTCTTGAACGGGGCTAGCCGCGTTAATTCGAGTAATTTTTATGGCACGGTAGGCGATTTTGATGACGTTACTGCAGACATGCTTACGGCTCGTGTCGAACACGATATTTCGCCGGATGTGAAACTGCAAAATACGACGCGCTTTGGCAAGACGTCGCAGAATTATCTGCTTACCGGATTTATGGGTTCGGCACCCAACCTGCTTACCCCGAATCCGGCAGATCCAACCACCTGGACCTTGGCGCGCAGCAGCCAGATGAAGGATCAGACGAATGAAATCTTTTCCAATCAAACCAACCTGACGGCAAAATTTGATACTGGCGCAGTGAAACATTCACTGGTAACGGGCGTTGAATTGTCGAGTGAGAAGCAACGCTCCCTCGGTTACGCCGGGCTGGGAACGATCTCAGCCGCAAACCTTTACAACCCGAATCCCTATCTCGTCAGAACCGGTTACAACCCGGTCGGTAACGGGACGAATTCGGAAGGGCGCACCAATACCCTTTCCGTCTATCTGTTCGATACACTGGAGCTCTCTCCTCAATGGCAAATCAATGGTGGTGTGCGTGTCGATCATTACGACACCAAATATGAAAGCAGCACGCTCAATGTCAGAAACGCGACATTGAATAAATCTGGCACTCTGCTGAACTGGAAACTCGGTGGCTTGTACAAGCCGACGGAAGACAGCAGTTTGTACGTATCGTATGCAACGTCGAAGCAACCACCAGGCGGTTCGAACTTTGCGCTTAGCAGTAACGCCAACAGTGCAGCCAATGTTAACTACGATCCGCAAGAAACTAGGACTGCGGAAATTGGCGCGAAATGGGATTTGCTGGATAAGCGTCTGGGCTTGACGACTGCAATTTATCGTACCGATGTGAAAAATGAAATTGAAGGCAACGCGACAGACGGTTTCACGCAAACCGGCAAGAAACGTGTAGAAGGCGTTGAGTTGGGCGTGGTCGGTGAAATTACCTCGGCATGGCAGGTAAGTGCAGGCTATACCAGAATGCGCACGGACGTAACTGCAGGTGCAATTGTGAATCAGGATGGCACATCAGGCCTTTCCTACACACCTAAACAAGCGTTCACCGCCTGGACAACTTATAAACTGCCAGGCGGATTCACGATCGGCGGCGGCGCACGCTTTGTCGACGCCTTGCATAAGCCGAAAGATGGTGCAGTTGGTACGCCGCAATTTGTGGAGTCATACTGGGTTTATGATGCGATGGCGAGTTACGAAGTCAGTAAAAACGTTTCCTTGCAACTCAACCTCTACAATCTGGCTGACAAGGACTATGTTGCTTCGATCAACAAAAGCGGATATCGCTATACGCCGGGGATAGAGCGTTCAGCAAGATTGTCGGCCAACATCAAGTTTTAA
- a CDS encoding Conserved hypothetical protein, putative membrane protease (Evidence 4 : Homologs of previously reported genes of unknown function) encodes MFSALNWLPSFFILAVIVFLASAIKIFREYERGVVFTLGRFWKVKGPGLVIIIPLIQQVVRVDLRTVVLEVPTQDVISRDNVSVKVSAVVYFRIIDPQKAIIQVANYLNATSQLAQTMLRSVLGKHALDDMLAEREKLNHDIQESLDVQTDSWGIKVSNVEIKQVDLTESMIRAIARQAEAERERRAKVIHAEGELQASEKLFEAAKILAQEPKAIQLRYLETLTVIGADKNTTIVFPLPIELLSFLNRLQPAEPSRDT; translated from the coding sequence ATGTTCTCCGCACTGAACTGGCTTCCATCCTTTTTTATCCTGGCTGTCATCGTTTTTCTCGCCTCGGCCATCAAGATTTTCCGCGAGTATGAACGTGGCGTCGTCTTTACCCTGGGGCGCTTCTGGAAGGTCAAGGGGCCGGGGCTGGTCATCATCATTCCCTTGATTCAGCAGGTGGTGCGGGTGGATTTGCGGACCGTGGTGCTGGAGGTGCCGACCCAGGATGTTATCTCGCGCGACAATGTTTCCGTGAAGGTCAGCGCCGTCGTGTACTTCCGTATCATTGATCCGCAAAAGGCGATCATCCAGGTCGCAAATTACCTGAACGCAACGAGCCAGTTGGCACAAACCATGTTGCGTTCGGTATTGGGCAAGCACGCTCTGGACGATATGCTGGCCGAACGGGAAAAACTGAATCACGACATTCAGGAATCACTGGATGTGCAGACGGACTCGTGGGGCATCAAGGTCTCCAACGTGGAGATCAAGCAAGTCGATCTGACGGAATCCATGATCAGGGCCATCGCCAGACAGGCCGAGGCCGAGCGTGAGCGGCGCGCCAAGGTGATTCATGCAGAAGGCGAATTGCAGGCTTCAGAAAAACTGTTCGAGGCAGCCAAAATCCTGGCGCAAGAACCGAAGGCGATTCAACTGCGCTATCTGGAAACCCTGACGGTGATTGGAGCCGATAAAAACACGACCATTGTTTTTCCTCTGCCGATAGAGCTGCTTTCTTTCCTCAACCGGCTTCAACCCGCGGAACCATCACGCGACACCTGA
- a CDS encoding putative polyphosphate kinase (Evidence 3 : Function proposed based on presence of conserved amino acid motif, structural feature or limited homology; Product type pe : putative enzyme), translating into MASVLQLFRASKKQKIVDMAAAEKPLSSGDKTQDKLQIDELAEWIAESQDILYAQRRHKLLIILQGMDTSGKDGAVRGVFGKIDPLGVRSVAFKAPTPVEKDHDFLWRVHQQVPGNGELTIFNRSHYEDVLITRVHDWIDDKECARRYEHIRSFEKMLSETGTVILKFFLHISSDEQKKRLEERIADPDKHWKFDPNDLEERKYWNDYQRLYAKMIAETDADHAPWYVIPADSKTHRNLAIASIMVETLQKLKLAYPAGNSEYAKLKVV; encoded by the coding sequence ATGGCCAGCGTCCTGCAACTGTTCCGAGCGAGTAAAAAGCAAAAGATAGTCGATATGGCCGCTGCCGAAAAGCCGCTTTCCAGCGGTGACAAGACGCAGGACAAACTGCAAATCGACGAGCTGGCAGAATGGATTGCGGAGTCGCAGGATATTTTGTACGCACAACGCAGACACAAGTTACTGATCATATTGCAAGGGATGGATACCTCCGGCAAGGACGGTGCCGTGCGCGGCGTGTTCGGCAAGATCGATCCTTTGGGCGTACGCAGCGTCGCCTTCAAGGCGCCGACCCCGGTCGAGAAAGACCATGATTTCCTGTGGCGCGTGCATCAGCAAGTACCGGGGAATGGAGAACTCACCATCTTCAATCGCAGTCATTACGAAGATGTATTGATTACGCGCGTGCACGATTGGATAGATGACAAGGAATGCGCACGACGCTACGAGCACATCCGCAGTTTTGAAAAGATGCTGTCTGAAACCGGCACCGTCATCCTGAAATTCTTTTTGCATATCTCCAGCGACGAACAGAAGAAGCGACTGGAAGAACGCATTGCCGATCCGGACAAGCACTGGAAGTTCGATCCCAACGATCTGGAAGAACGCAAATACTGGAACGATTACCAGCGCCTGTACGCAAAAATGATAGCTGAAACCGATGCCGATCATGCACCCTGGTATGTGATACCGGCGGACTCAAAGACGCATCGCAATCTGGCGATTGCAAGCATCATGGTGGAAACGCTGCAGAAGTTGAAGCTCGCGTATCCGGCAGGAAATTCTGAGTATGCAAAGTTGAAAGTCGTCTGA
- a CDS encoding conserved hypothetical protein; putative CoA-binding protein (Evidence 4 : Homologs of previously reported genes of unknown function) codes for MNQNPQTIVKLLAESRVIAVVGLSPKPDRPSHEVAAYLQRHGYRIIPINPACAGTHILGEHCYATLTLAAAALAEQQTRIDLVDIFRKSELVEPIVDEAIAIRARGVWLQIGVINEVATDKARAAGLDVVADRCTKIDHAIWHAQQDQRI; via the coding sequence ATGAATCAGAATCCGCAAACCATCGTTAAGTTACTGGCTGAATCGCGCGTTATCGCCGTGGTCGGCTTGTCGCCAAAACCCGATCGTCCCAGCCATGAAGTTGCTGCTTACCTGCAACGCCATGGTTATCGGATTATTCCTATCAATCCGGCATGTGCAGGCACTCACATACTCGGCGAGCATTGCTATGCAACGCTGACACTGGCGGCGGCAGCGCTGGCCGAACAGCAAACGCGTATCGATCTGGTCGATATCTTCCGCAAGTCCGAACTGGTGGAGCCAATAGTTGATGAAGCGATTGCGATCCGCGCCAGAGGAGTCTGGTTGCAAATCGGCGTGATCAATGAAGTGGCCACCGATAAGGCGCGTGCCGCCGGTCTGGATGTGGTGGCAGATCGTTGCACAAAAATTGATCATGCAATCTGGCATGCTCAACAAGACCAGCGGATATAA
- the atpC gene encoding ATP synthase epsilon chain (ATP synthase F1 sector epsilon subunit) (Evidence 2a : Function of homologous gene experimentally demonstrated in an other organism; PubMedId : 8412691; Product type e : enzyme) gives MAHTMRVEVVSAEEEIFSGEAEFVALPGESGELGILPGHTPLITRIRPGAVRIKIAGQAEDEFVFVAGGILEVQPHGVTVLADTAIRGADLDEAKAAEAKRLAEEALVNKESKIDYAQAQAELATAIAQLAAIQRLRQKR, from the coding sequence ATGGCACACACAATGCGCGTAGAGGTAGTCTCCGCCGAAGAAGAAATCTTCTCCGGCGAAGCAGAGTTTGTCGCGCTGCCGGGCGAATCAGGCGAACTCGGCATCTTGCCGGGCCACACGCCACTGATCACACGCATCCGACCAGGTGCGGTTCGCATCAAGATTGCCGGCCAGGCGGAAGACGAATTTGTCTTTGTCGCAGGCGGTATTCTGGAAGTGCAACCACACGGAGTGACGGTTCTGGCCGACACGGCGATTCGCGGCGCCGATCTGGATGAAGCCAAGGCAGCTGAAGCGAAACGATTGGCCGAAGAAGCACTGGTCAATAAAGAATCGAAAATCGACTACGCACAAGCACAGGCCGAATTGGCCACTGCAATTGCACAGTTGGCGGCGATTCAACGGTTGCGCCAAAAACGCTAA